CGCTCGACGATCTCCTGCAACCCCACGTCCCCATACAAACACAACAGCCTCTCCATCAACTCCTCGTCTCCAACTACCGTATCCCGCTCCGGCTCCTCCGCCAAAATGTGAATATGATTCGTCATCAACGCATAGGTCAGCACCCTGACCCCCGTAAACCCCTCGACCCTCCTAATCAATTTACGAAGAACCTCTTTCTCTTCATCCCCCAACAGCATCAATCGCATCGTCATCCGATTAATCAAATGATAATACGCCAATCCATCCCGCTTTATTCGTCTTCTTCTCATGTGGCAACATCAGCAAATTCTACAACCCATGTCAATGTAATTATTAATATAAGCACGTCCCTTATTTGTGTAATATTCGTCTTGCCACGACGAAGTGTGTTCAGTACATTTCTGGAAGTAAGGGATGGTGACAACTATGCGTAAATTTTCGAAACCGCTGATACTGTGCTTATTTCTCTGTGCAACAGGTTATGCGGGAAATGTTCAGTTACTACCGCCTGATCAACCGTCTGGATATATTGCCCGGCTACTATTGAATGAAACGCCCTTTCCTAGTGAAAATGGCTGGATTAGTGAAAAAAACTCCAAAGCGGCCATGTTATCTATTTTGTGTGTCGTCGATGCGCGTGTCCGTCATATTCCAGTCGGGTACAAACAGGAACAGGTGGCCGCGATTCGCACAGACAATGCGATTGACGTGATCACCGCCGGAGGTGAAAAGGGTCAATGCGACGGTTTTTATAAGGACACACAAGGACAACCGGTGATGGTTCCGCGCATTGGTGAACGCATTGCCTATCTAGAAAAACTGGCGAACAAAGGCACGCCAGGACGCTTTGCACGTCTGTTCAGCTATGCGCAGGGAATTGCCAGTGCCTATGTGCGAGGGGGTCTTCAGGAAGCCGATCGTTTTGCTGCCATCCATCAGATAGGCTCTATTTATGTTACGGGACGCGCTTATTCATGGATGACGGGGCAGGATTACTACCATCCCGGCGGCAATTTTGTAAAAATTCCCAATGACATGCAGGGTTTACTGGGTGGCAATCGATTTTTCACACTGAAAAAATTGGAGAAATAATAATGTATACCGTGCGGCGACTCGTTTCAGGGATCATTTTCGGAGGATTGCTCACATGTTCTACGGGTCACGCAGAACCCGCGCCGTCGGTGAGTGGCGCGACGATCGAACTATCGGTGACGCAGCAGCATTATTTATTCGATCTCGTGCAGTATCTGTATCGCTGGTTCATGGATGAAAACGACGTGGAACGCGGACCTAAGCCCGACAGGAATATTCATTTCTGGCTACGTGAAATACACTATGAGCGGGACGCGGGTGATGCCAGCCGCTGGATTCAGGTTTATCTGCCCGACTTCGAAATTGACGTGCAATTGAAGAATTCCAACTATCATAGTGAAGAACTTGCAATCACAGTGAGTAACGACTGCTTCAAAATAACACAGGTAGCACGCGTTCCTCTCTCGGAGATAAATGAAGCGACTTATGCAAAGACGGCCTATCCTTATTCTGAGATGCGTGCCTATTTGTTTCAAATGCGTACCAACGCGGTGTATCCCGATGGAGTGATGCTGAATGAAATGAAACAAGCGACCAGAGGACATCTCAGCAAAGAACCGGAATATATCCGCAAAGGCCATCCAGCAGCGCAGATTATTCACCTGGCACCGCTTTCACCTGTTGCCAACGAGGCGTGGGTCTTCTGGGAATCGGGACGTATGCTGCTCCGCTTCGCATCGGATCTGGATCTGACCAACCCGGGGTTGTGGGATCTCGGCCAACTGACGGTCGACACCTATGATGTGGACGAACAAGTGGTGGTCTCACTGGATGAAGTGCCAGGCAGCAATGCCTATATGACACGCGACCAGGTTGGTCGCGCATTATACAACTGCATCATTTTAGGTAAACGGATCGAACTGAAACCCCGTCAGTAACCGTCATTCAACGCAGACCGTGGGCTCCAGATTCAGTTTTTCTTCAATGGCATCTTTGTCCAGAGCATACAGCTCATCCAGAAATGCCACTTTAAAACTGCCAGGACCGCTGGAGCGTTCTGCGGCCCGTTCCCCGACGATGCCCATCACCGTCATGGCATGATCTGCCGCATCCCTGTACTGCTTATTTACTGCGCAAAAAGCACCGATCAATGCCGTGGCAGTGCACCCCATACCCGTGACACGGGACATCATGGCGTGTCCATTAGATATACGACATGTACCCGCCGCACTGGTAACCAGATCAACCGGGCCGCTTACCACCGCGACCGTTTTATAGTGGTGGGAAAGACGCGTTGCAGAGGAACTGGACTCTTCGACGCCCATAGAACTGTCGACACCGCGCGTCGCCGCACAGGCCGTCCCGGCCAGCGATGAAATTTCAGAAGCATTGCCACGAATAACCGCACATTGATGTTTTTCCACCAGATCGGTGGCTGTTGCCGTTCTAAACGGCGTAGCACCACAGCCCACGGGATCGAATACCACCGGAATGGATCGATTGTTGGCCATCGCTGCCGCCTTGTGCATGGCGCTGATCCACGACGTACTCAAGGTTCCAATGTTGATTACCAATGCACTGGCAATGGCCACCATATCTTCCACTTCCTCAGGAGCATGTGCCATAACCGGAGAAGCACCCAACGCCAACAATGCATTGGCTGAAAATTCCATTACCACATAATTGGTGATGTTGTGAACAAGCGGTTTTGCATCTCTGATGCGCTGTACATCATCCCAAACTCTTTCTAAATATTTCATAACCCATTCACCTCTATAATCATATATTATAAATAAAAAAAACTGGCGAAGTGTAAGCAACCTTCGGTTCATTGCCAACCTAAAAGGATGTAATTCATTCTCCCCCCTTTTTCTATTTGATCCGAATGACAACTATTGTAAAAACGCGTCTTCGATGAAGAACGATCAGATAACACGAAGGACAAATCAACATGCTGTGCAACAAATGCATGAAAAATGAAGCCACGATACATTTCACGCAAGTTAGTGACGGAAAAACAAAAAAAATCCTTCTCTGTGAGAAGTGTGCGGAGGAATCCGGCTTTGATTTGAAAAAAGCACTCACAATATCAGGTGCTCTGGCACATATGGATGCAGTCAACGGTACAGACAATGACCATTCGGAAGAGAAACAGGAACAACAGAAAAACGAAATGATCTGCCCTTTCTGCAATATGCGTCTATCCCAGTATAAAAAGAAGGGACAGCTGGGATGTCCCACGTGTTATCAAGCCTTTGCTGATGCACTTGAACCGATGATAAAAAAACTCCATCGGGCGGAACGGCATCGCGGGAAATCTCCACTCGTTCATACACCGCGTGACATCAGTGAACCGTTGAATCGACTGGACAAACTCCTCAAAGAGGCGATCAAAGCAGAACGGTATGAAGAGGCAGCACAGTTGCACGATCGCATTACCAGACTCAAACAGGGAGCACCCTAGTGAGCAGCTTTTTTTTAAACAAACACCACGCATGGATTAATGGAAACGATCATCCCATTGCTATTAGCAGTCGCATCCGACTGGCGCGCAACTTAGATGCATACCCCTTTCCCCGCAAAGCGGGGCCGGCGACCAGTGAAGAAATTCTACTCCTTCTAAAACCTGTTCTGGAAAAATGTCCTGCACTGCTTAACGGATGGTGCAAAGAGATGATCGAGTGCAGCGAACAACAACGACTGCTCCTTTTTGAACGACATCTTATCAGCAGGGAACTGATGACGCGCGGGGTCGGAAGCGGCGTCGCCATCAGCGGCGATGAACAGATTTCTGTCATGGTGAATGAAGAAGATCATTTGCGTATTCAGGTCATGCAGCCGGGATTTGACTTAAAAAAATGCTGGGAACGGGCCACCGCACTGGATGATCATATCGAATCACGCTTGTCATATGCTTTTTCGCCGAAGCTGGGCTATCTGACATCCTGTCCAACCAACGTAGGCACCGGTATGCGGGCCAGCGTCATGCTGCATCTGCCGGCACTGGTGATCACCGAAGATGCGGGCCCGATTATAAACGGGCTGAGCACCATTGGGCTGGTGGTTCGCGGACTTTGGGGTGAAGGCACAGAGGCTGTAGGCAATATGTTTCAGATTTCGAATCAAATTACGCTAGGCGAACCGGAACCAGACATGATACATACTCTTGAACAGATCGTAGAAGAACTTGTTCAGCACGAATTCAATGCACGGAAACGACTGGAACAAAAAAAACGATTAAAACTGGATGATTACGTCTGGCGGGCCTACGGCACATTGATGCATGCACGCGTAATGGGATCAGAAGAGGCATTAAATATGCTTTCAGCTCTACGGCTGGGAGTCGAGTCGGGTATAGTGAGAGATGTAGACAAAAAATGTATCGACGAACTGCTCATGACTATACAACCAGGGCATTTACAAGAACATATGGGAGAACCACTTAAACCCGAAGCACGCGACATATCCCGTGCGGTGCTGATTCGAAAGACTTTAAATAAGAACACTAAACAGGATGAACTATGAATAACTTCACACCACGGGCACAACAGGTGCTCCAATTAGCACGCAAGGAAGCGGAGCGTTTTAATCACGGATATGTGGGAACAGAACATTTACTTCTGGGACTCATAGCTCTTGGTCAAGGTGTTGCCGTTAACGTTTTAATGAAAATGGGTATCGATATGGATACCGTACGCACAGAAGTCGAAAATTCCGTCGGCCTAGGACCTGAAACCAAAACCACCGGAAACATCCCGTTTACTCCCCGTGTAAAAAAAGTGCTGGCACTCTCCAGCAGTGAGGCGCGTTCACTGAATCATTCCTATGTGGGCACCGAACATCTCCTGCTTGGATTACTTCGCGAAGGCGAAGGCGTTGCGGCCCGCGTAATGAAAAATCTGAATATCGACCTGGAAAAAACACGCATCGAAATTCTGAAAGAACTGGATCCGAATTATGATCCGTCAGAGGATGAAGTGCATGCTGGCGGGGGAAGTCCCGGACCGGTTACTTTGGGTGATTCAAAAACA
Above is a window of Spartobacteria bacterium DNA encoding:
- a CDS encoding hydroxyethylthiazole kinase, which gives rise to MKYLERVWDDVQRIRDAKPLVHNITNYVVMEFSANALLALGASPVMAHAPEEVEDMVAIASALVINIGTLSTSWISAMHKAAAMANNRSIPVVFDPVGCGATPFRTATATDLVEKHQCAVIRGNASEISSLAGTACAATRGVDSSMGVEESSSSATRLSHHYKTVAVVSGPVDLVTSAAGTCRISNGHAMMSRVTGMGCTATALIGAFCAVNKQYRDAADHAMTVMGIVGERAAERSSGPGSFKVAFLDELYALDKDAIEEKLNLEPTVCVE
- a CDS encoding protein arginine kinase translates to MSSFFLNKHHAWINGNDHPIAISSRIRLARNLDAYPFPRKAGPATSEEILLLLKPVLEKCPALLNGWCKEMIECSEQQRLLLFERHLISRELMTRGVGSGVAISGDEQISVMVNEEDHLRIQVMQPGFDLKKCWERATALDDHIESRLSYAFSPKLGYLTSCPTNVGTGMRASVMLHLPALVITEDAGPIINGLSTIGLVVRGLWGEGTEAVGNMFQISNQITLGEPEPDMIHTLEQIVEELVQHEFNARKRLEQKKRLKLDDYVWRAYGTLMHARVMGSEEALNMLSALRLGVESGIVRDVDKKCIDELLMTIQPGHLQEHMGEPLKPEARDISRAVLIRKTLNKNTKQDEL